The Rissa tridactyla isolate bRisTri1 chromosome 16, bRisTri1.patW.cur.20221130, whole genome shotgun sequence genome includes a window with the following:
- the KIAA2013 gene encoding uncharacterized protein KIAA2013 homolog — protein sequence MWLQQRLKGLPGLLSSSWARRLLLLLALLLVAYWYLGAVRARRGAGRGAEPRGAAALCLQAATGAWRGQTERGDALLLPEEAAAGGAGGAPGPGLALAGNGYLLLDVAAGRLWVAAAGSGGGPALATEYPALVRLRALGGRGEARAALAALRDGAVRRVRCVQTGPGAGAGDCVTVREEVVAHRSRPHLYLQRIRIANPTERVAAFEASAPASAPSLGGRFATSLEKVEERQFLLSSGRLLLAGSPKVVLMVVAAKKLVSRVQVAPKSHFDETVLSVVYTSEPIEVSRLEETFSKLRESAKKEMLEVMQMGVEDLLHEHQQTWSDLFISGVEMRKITDLHTPSSETVNMTLYYVLSTMPAPLLDPLISGEDREKMEASLNYADHCFSGHATMHAENLWPAKLTSVAQILQLSDLWKLTLQKRGCKGLVAAGVHGLMQGMVLSFGGLQFTENHLQFQADPDVLHNSYSLRGIHYNKDLINLAVLLDAEGKPFLHVSVKFQDKPVRLYACEAGCMNEPVELTSEARGHTFPVMVTQPITPLLYISTDLIHLQDLRHTLHLKAILAHEEHMAKQYPGLPFLFWFSVASLITLFHLFLFKLIYNEYCGPGAKPLFRSKVTVPDTALKC from the exons atGTGGCTGCAGCAGCGGCTGaaggggctgccggggctgctctccagcagctgggcgcggcgactgctgctgctgctggcgctgctgctggTCGCCTACTGGTACCTGGGGGCGGTgcgggcccggcggggcgcggggcggggggccgaACCCCGCGGCGCCGCTGCCCTCTGCCTGCAGGCGGCCACGGGCGCCTGGCGGGGGCAGACCGAGCGCGGCGATGCGCTGCTGCtgccggaggaggcggcggccgggggggccggcggcgcgccggggccgggcctggCGTTGGCGGGTAACGGGTACCTGCTGCTGGACGTGGCCGCCGGCCGGCTCTGGGTGGCGGCGGCGGGAtccggcggcggcccggccctcGCCACCGAGTACCCGGCGCTGGTGCGGCTGAGGGCGCTGGGCGGGCGCGGCGAGGCGCGGGCGGCGCTGGCGGCGCTGCGGGACGGGGCCGTGCGGCGGGTGCGGTGTGTCCAGAcggggcccggggcgggcgcCGGGGACTGCGTGACGGtgcgggaggaggtggtggccCACCGGAGCCGGCCGCATCTCTACCTGCAGCGCATCCGCATCGCCAACCCCACTGAGCGGGTGGCTGCCTTCGAGGCCTCGGCCCCAGCTTCCGCGCCCTCGCTGGGTGGCCGCTTCGCCAccagcctggagaaggtggaggagcGGCAGTTCCTGCTCTCCTCCGGTcgcctgctgctggctgggagcCCCAAGGTGGTGCTTATGGTGGTGGCTGCCAAGAAGCTCGTGAGCCGGGTGCAGGTGGCACCCAAATCCCACTTCGATGAAACTGTGCTCTCCGTGGTGTACACCTCAGAACCCATCGAAGTCTCCAGGCTGGAGGAGACCTTCAGCAAGCTGAGGGAGTCGGCCAAGAAAGAGATGCTGGAGGTGATGCAGATGGGGGTGGAAGATCTTCTCCATGAGCACCAACAGACGTGGTCAGACCTGTTCATTTCAG GGGTTGAGATGAGAAAGATCACAGATTTGCATACACCATCCAGTGAGACTGTGAACATGACCCTCTACTATGTGCTATCAACCATGCCAGCTCCTCTGCTAGATCCACTCATCAGTGGTGAGGACAGAGAAAAAATGGAAGCCAGCTTGAACTATGCTGACCACTGCTTCAGTGGCCACGCAACCATGCATGCAGAGAACCTGTGGCCAGCAAAGCTGACCAGTGTCGCCCAGATCTTGCAACTCTCAGACCTGTGGAAGCTAACTCTCCAGAAACGGGGATGCAAGGGTCTTGTggcagctggagtccatggactCATGCAGGGAATGGTGCTTAGTTTTGGGGGTCTGCAGTTCACAGAAAACCATCTTCAGTTTCAGGCTGACCCTGATGTACTTCATAACAGCTATTCCTTACGTGGGATCCATTACAATAAGGACTTGATTAATCTAGCGGTTCTGCTGGATGCTGAAGGAAAGCCCTTCTTGCACGTGTCTGTGAAATTCCAAGACAAGCCAGTTAGACTATATGCGTGTGAGGCAGGCTGTATGAATGAGCCTGTGGAGCTCACCTCAGAGGCACGAGGTCATACGTTCCCCGTCATGGTGACTCAGCCCATCACACCACTGCTTTATATATCGACAGATTTGATCCACTTGCAGGACCTGAGACACACACTCCATCTAAAAGCTATTCTGGCTCATGAGGAGCACATGGCCAAACAATACCCAGGCTTACCCTTCCTCTTCTGGTTCAGCGTGGCCTCCTTAATCACATTGTTTCACTTGTTTCTGTTCAAACTCATCTACAATGAATATTGCGGGCCAGGAGCCAAGCCGCTCTTCAGGAGTAAG GTAACTGTCCCTGACACTGCTCTGAAATGCTGA